The Chromatiales bacterium 21-64-14 nucleotide sequence ACTGTTCGTATACAACGTGGTTCGCACGATCTCCGGTGCGGGCAGGGCGGCGACGAGCCAAGTCTGGGAGGGCGCACACGGTTTGGAATTTACGCTTCCCTCACCACCGCCGTATCACACGTTCAGTTCGGCGCCGGTGATCGAGTGAACGTCACGTGCCTACATGATCGGCGGATGGAGAGTCCCTACCTGTCCGATGGGAGCAGCGCCAAGCCGGGCTTGCTGATGCAGCTTAAGCGTAGGGAATTTCGGATGAGGCAACAATGATGAGCACAATGCATGCCGACGGGGCCAACTACTATCTTCCCGGTCCCAGCCCATACCCCATCATCCTCTCTGTGAGCCTGTTTTTTCTGGCGCTGGGCGGGGCACTGGCGGTGAACGGCTATCGTGCCGGGCGTTGGACGGCCCTGGTGGGGGCAGTGATCTTAGTCTATGCCTTGTCCGCGTGGATTGGGCGGGTAATCCGGGAAAACCGGATGGGCGCATACCAAGCACAGGTAGACCGGTCGTTCCGGTGGGGCATGGGGTGGTTCATCATTTCGGAGGTCGTATTTTTCAGCAGTCTGTTCGGGGTGCTGTTCTACGAACGCAATATCGCGGTGCCCTGGCTCGCTTCGTTCAACCCACACTATTCTCCCTGGGCGGGCTTCCACGCCGCGTGGCCTACCAGCGGCCCGTCGGGCGGACCGTTTACACCGGAGAACGCTTGGGGGATCCCAGCATTGAATACGCTGATTCTTCTGATGTCAGGTGGGACAATTACCTGGGGGCTGCAACAGTTGATCAAGGGGCGGCGGCGTGTTGCGACGATTGCGGTAGGCGCTACGATCGCGCTCGGAATGGTGTTTCTTGCTCTACAGGGCCGCGAATTCTATCTTGCGTATACGAAACTCCATTTGACTCTGACATCTGGCGTATATGGAGCGACGTTCTATATCTTGACTGGGTTCCATGGGCTCCACGTGACGATCGGGTTGATTATGCTAAGTGTAATCCTCGGTCGTTGCATGAAGGGACATTTCGGTCCGGAGGACCACTTCGGATTCGAAGCGGTGTCGTGGTACTGGCATTTCGTGGATGTAGTCTGGCTGTTGCTGTTCGTATTTGTGTACTGGTTGTAGAACGAAGAATAGTCGGGCCGCGGCGACCGGGCGGGTGGACCGGGGCGGGACGCTCACTGCTCCGGTTCGGCCACCCGACGGCGCTTGCTGGTTCCCATGTCTTCTCTGGTCATCCACCGGCCCCGCCCCTGGCTCATGCAGGCGGCGCCAGCGCCGGGCGCGGAGCATGAGCGTCGTTAACCCCGTGGAGTGGGGGTCTTGCGCGCGATAGGCACCCTGGGGGCTGGACCCTAGTAGGGCCTCA carries:
- a CDS encoding cytochrome c oxidase subunit 3 encodes the protein MSTMHADGANYYLPGPSPYPIILSVSLFFLALGGALAVNGYRAGRWTALVGAVILVYALSAWIGRVIRENRMGAYQAQVDRSFRWGMGWFIISEVVFFSSLFGVLFYERNIAVPWLASFNPHYSPWAGFHAAWPTSGPSGGPFTPENAWGIPALNTLILLMSGGTITWGLQQLIKGRRRVATIAVGATIALGMVFLALQGREFYLAYTKLHLTLTSGVYGATFYILTGFHGLHVTIGLIMLSVILGRCMKGHFGPEDHFGFEAVSWYWHFVDVVWLLLFVFVYWL